The Candidatus Methylomirabilis sp. genomic interval TACACGGAGGTCCTCCTCACGCTGCAGCGGGAGGCCCAGGCGGCCCGCCGCGGGATCTGGGGCCCGACCGGGATCCGCGGGCCAGTGAAGATCGTCAGCATCCGGGCAAACCCGCCAGGGGATGACCGGGAGGACCCGAACCGGGAGTACGTCCGGATCGCCTGCGTGGCGGCAGAGCCGGCCTCGCTCGCCGGCTACACCCTCCAGGACCGCTTCGGCCACCGCTACCGGTTCCCTTCCCTCACCCTGCACCCAGGGTATACCGCCCTCGTCTTCTCGGGGGAGGGGACGGACCTGCTCGAGGAAGCCGGGCAGGCGCGCCTGTTCTGGCGGGCCGGCGGGCCCGTCTGGAACAACGACGGGGACGAGGCCACCCTCCGGGATCCTACGGGGACCGTCGTGGATCGGGTCCTCGTTTCGCCGCGGGGCTCGCGGCGGGGGATCCCCGGGACCGCCGGGAGAGCCCGCAGGTGAGGCCGGCCCCCTCTCTCCTCCTGACCGACGCCCGGATCTTCACCCCCCGCGAGGAGATCCCCCGGGGGTACGTGGCGGTGTCCGGGGACCGGATCGCCGCGGTCGGCCGGGGAGCGCCGCGGCGGAAGACCGGCCGGATCCGCTCCCTCGAGGGCCGCCTGCTCCTCCCCGGGTTCGTGGATCTCCAGGTGAACGGGGGGGGCGGGTTCGATTTCGCCGACCCGGATCCTGCCCACCGGGAGGCGGCGGCCGCGTTTCACCTGCGCCACGGCACGACCACCCTCCTCCCGACCGTCATCACCGACGTCATCCCCCGCCTGGAGGGGGCGCTCCGCGCGCTCGCCGCCGACGTCACGACGGCCGGGCGGGCTCGCTCCCGCCTCCCCGGGATCCACCTGGAGGGGCCGTTCCTGAACCCGCGGCGTGCGGGGGCGCACCCCCGGGAGGCCGTCCAGTCCGCGAGCCTCAAGGCCTTCGAGCGCCTCTGGGCGGCGGCCGGCGGAACGATCCGGCTCCTCACGCTGGCGCCGGAGGTCCCCGGCGCCCTCGAGGTGGTCGCGGCCGCCGCCGCGCGGGGATGCCTGGTGGCCATGGGGCACACCGATGCGACCGCGGACGAGGCCACCGCCGGCATCGCCGCCGGAATCCGTCACGCCACCCATCTCTTTAACGCCATGGCCCCGCTCCACCACCGGGAGCCGGGGCCGGCCGGCGCGGCTCTGGCCGACCGCCGGGTGAGCGTAGGCCTCATCCCCGATGGCCTGCACGTCCACCCGACCGCCCTGGCCCTCGCGATCCGCCTGAAAGGGCCGGGGGCCACCGCCCTCACGACGGACGCGATCAGCGCGGCAGGCTGCACCGGGCCGGAGGAGGCCGGCCGCACCTTCCCCCTCGGAGCCCAGCGGGTCATGGTGCGGGAAGGACGAGCCGTCACGCCGGAAGGAACGCTCGCCGGCAGCCTGCTCACGATGGACGCTGCATTCGGGCGCATGGTACAGTACGACGTCGCGAGCGTGCGGGAGGCCGCGCGGATGGCGAGCGAGACGCCGGCCCGCCTCCTCGGCCTGGCGGACCGGGGGCGGATCGTCCCCGGCGCGCTGGCCGATCTCGTGATTCTGGAGGAGGACCTGACGCTGCACCAGGTCCTGCTGGGGGGCCGGCCGGTCGTGACGCGCTAGCGAAGGAACCTCGCCCGATGTACGACCTGCTCATCACCGATGCCCTGCTCTACGACGGGACCGGCGCTCCCCCGGTGGAGGGGAGCATCGCGATCCAGGGGGAGCGGATCGCGGCCGTCGGCCCCGAGGTGGGCGGGCCGGCGCGGCGCGTCCTCCCGGCCGCGGAGTACGCCGCCGCCCCGGGCTTCGTGGACATCCATTCGCATTCTGACTACCACCTGCTCCTCGCCCCCGAGGCGGCCTCCTCCCTCCTGCAGGGGGTGACCCTGGAGGTGGGCGGGAACTGCGGCTACGCCGCCGCCCCCATCGCCGGGCCGTGGCAGCGGGAACGGGAGGAGAGCTACCGGGAGGTCTACGGCCTCGCGCTCGGCTTCGGGAGTGTGGCGGAGTATTTTGCCCGCCTCACCCACGCGCGGATCGGCATCAACTTCGCCCTCCTGATGGGCCACAACACCATCCGGGG includes:
- a CDS encoding thermonuclease family protein, whose protein sequence is MSQPSPARASLRGLALLLALAGSVGAADSARVTRVLDGDTIALESGERIRYLGINTPEAGEPFAAEATARNVALVLGRSVTLETDAELRDQYGRLLAFVSVGGTSVSATLIQEGLAHVLVIPPNGRYTEVLLTLQREAQAARRGIWGPTGIRGPVKIVSIRANPPGDDREDPNREYVRIACVAAEPASLAGYTLQDRFGHRYRFPSLTLHPGYTALVFSGEGTDLLEEAGQARLFWRAGGPVWNNDGDEATLRDPTGTVVDRVLVSPRGSRRGIPGTAGRARR
- the nagA gene encoding N-acetylglucosamine-6-phosphate deacetylase, with the translated sequence MRPAPSLLLTDARIFTPREEIPRGYVAVSGDRIAAVGRGAPRRKTGRIRSLEGRLLLPGFVDLQVNGGGGFDFADPDPAHREAAAAFHLRHGTTTLLPTVITDVIPRLEGALRALAADVTTAGRARSRLPGIHLEGPFLNPRRAGAHPREAVQSASLKAFERLWAAAGGTIRLLTLAPEVPGALEVVAAAAARGCLVAMGHTDATADEATAGIAAGIRHATHLFNAMAPLHHREPGPAGAALADRRVSVGLIPDGLHVHPTALALAIRLKGPGATALTTDAISAAGCTGPEEAGRTFPLGAQRVMVREGRAVTPEGTLAGSLLTMDAAFGRMVQYDVASVREAARMASETPARLLGLADRGRIVPGALADLVILEEDLTLHQVLLGGRPVVTR